The Marinomonas profundi DNA segment TAAGCAAACAGAAAGGGCTTCTTGGCAACCTGAGGTGACGACTAAGTCGTCTGGGTGTAATTGACAGCCGGAGGCAACCGCAAGGCGGCAAAGCTGAGTACGTAACTCTTCTGAGCCACGAATATCGGCATAGCCTAACCCCAACTCGGGTTTTTGCTTAGCAAGATCGGCTAAGGTTTTGAGCAGGGGTTTTAGCGTTGGTGCTTGCATATCTGGCATGGCGTGTTGCAGCTGCACACCGTTGTTACCGCTGCGATTCATCAGCATGTTAAGCACTTCTTCCCATTGTGAGACTTCCAAAGGGCGCTGCGGCGGCCTTGAAATGCTGGGCAAATTGTCCTTTTTTCGCGAACAAACAAAATACCCTGATTTAGGTCGTGCCTCTACCAGCGCGTCTTGTTCAAGTTGTCGATAAGCTTCTTGGACGGTGGAAATGCTCACGCCATGTTCTTGCGCCAATTGACGGACTGAGGGGAGCTTATCGCCGGGCTTGTAAAAGTCGTGTTGGATGTGCTCGCGCAAACGCTTGGCAAGATTTTGGTAAAGTGTCATGGCGTGTCCCTCTTAGTAAACAGTGCCTCTATATGCTGTACATCTATGTGATTTGATTGTAAAACGTTTTCTGTATGGATTTAACCATACAGATCTGGGGTTGTTGCGCCATACAGATAAAACATTCCCGTTCTGTATGCTTAATAAAGTGTTTTTCTGACTCTGTATTGTTTTCTCGGCTTCTTTTAAAGTAGTTATTCATACACATGGCATTGCTGAATTTAGCGCTGCACTTTAATAAGGGAGAAGGTTATGTTGGTCGTCAGTCTAATGGTTTGTCTACAGCACAGCGCTATGCGTTTTAAAACGCGTAAAAAATTGGCGTCTTTGAGCGCTCAACAATTAGCCGATATTGGGATGACAAAAGAACGTCAGAAAATGGAATTGGCACAAGCAAGCGTGAAGGGATTTGTGGTAGATTTGCTGGCTTTTTTTAAAAAATAAGGACGAATGCTATGATCGATGTGTCTTTTTTCTTAGCGTTGGCGATGTTTGCTTTTGTGACTTCGGTGACGCCTGGGCCTAATAATATTATGTTATTGGCGTCTGGGGCGCAGTTTGGTTTTCGTCGAACCCTGCCACATATGTTGGGAATTGTGCTGGGTGTGGCAACCTTGTTGCTGTCTACTTTGCTGGGTTTGGGCGCGCTGTTTACTTTATATCCACCACTCTATAGCGTACTTAAATGGGTTGGGTGTGCTTACTTACTTTGGCTGGCGTGGAAAATTGCCAGTGCACCAGTGGGCGCTTTAGATAGCAAACCGAAAAACGGCAAAAAAAGAGCCTCACCTATGCGTTGGTGGCAGGCGTTGCTTTTTCAATATGTGAACCCAAAAGCATGGATGATGGCGATTGGTTGTGTGAGCACGTTTGCGATTGCGGGTGATCTGTATGTGCAATCGGGGGTTTGGATGATTGTTTTGTTTGCTGCGATGGGGTTTCCGGCGATTGCTGTTTGGGCATGGGCGGGGGTGAGTATTCGCCGTTGGCTAACAGATCAAAGGCGTCAGCGTCTGTTTAATCTTTGTATGGGCATTGCGACGGCTTCGACCTTGTTGTTGATTATTGGTAATTAACTATCCGTTAGGCCAGTAATGGTGAGTAATAAAATAAGAAGATGACTATGACAGAAAACCAACAAGATAAGCGGGTCGAGAAGGATAACGAGTGGAGTCTCTATATGATAAAAACCCGTTTAAATACGCTTTATACAGGCATTAGCACCAATGTCGAGCGGCGTTTCAAAGAACATTCTGGCGGCAGTAAGCGCGCGGCTCGGTATTTAAA contains these protein-coding regions:
- a CDS encoding GIY-YIG nuclease family protein, with translation MTENQQDKRVEKDNEWSLYMIKTRLNTLYTGISTNVERRFKEHSGGSKRAARYLKGKGPLELVWQQTVGSKSQALVLEGQIKKLNRRQKLSLIEGGIVLKSLLD
- a CDS encoding DUF1127 domain-containing protein, whose amino-acid sequence is MLVVSLMVCLQHSAMRFKTRKKLASLSAQQLADIGMTKERQKMELAQASVKGFVVDLLAFFKK
- a CDS encoding LysE family translocator encodes the protein MIDVSFFLALAMFAFVTSVTPGPNNIMLLASGAQFGFRRTLPHMLGIVLGVATLLLSTLLGLGALFTLYPPLYSVLKWVGCAYLLWLAWKIASAPVGALDSKPKNGKKRASPMRWWQALLFQYVNPKAWMMAIGCVSTFAIAGDLYVQSGVWMIVLFAAMGFPAIAVWAWAGVSIRRWLTDQRRQRLFNLCMGIATASTLLLIIGN